The nucleotide sequence GAAATACTGCAATAGATAAATTAAGGAGTGTCAATACAAAAAGCGACAAAGAAATCCAAATCGATGTTTCTGACGTATATAATTTAGGCGTCAACAGTACACGACCCGAGTTTATGGACGTCCGTGAGAATCTCGAAAAGATAGAGACCAAATACCAAATTGTGTTAGACGCCTTGTTTTTTCAAGGAATGACACAACAGGAAGCAAGTGATGAGCTTGACATTCCGCTGGGAACTATAAAATCGAGATTAAAGATCGGTCTGAGGGAACTCAAGAAAATTTACGGCCCTACCCTACTGTTGGTGTTATCGATTAACTTGATACCTTAAAACCATGAAAGAAAAGATAAAATTATTTTTAGACTCCGATTTACTCGAGAGCTATCTTTTAGGCACAACCACTACAGAGGAAACATTGCGTGTAGAACGCTATATCTCAATGTATCCCGAAGTAAGGGAGACCTATGAAGAACTACAGGACAATTTAGAGACCTATGCCAAGATGCATGCCGTCAAGGCCCCTGAGCAATTGAAAGACCGTATCCTTAAAAGTATTCGCAAGGAAACGGGAATGAAAAGGA is from Zobellia galactanivorans and encodes:
- a CDS encoding RNA polymerase sigma factor — protein: MSTLLEKHIVELLRERNDKAISLLYEHYGDTLLGVANKVVRDEELAQDVLQESFVKIWKKSDSYDASKAKLFTWLFRITRNTAIDKLRSVNTKSDKEIQIDVSDVYNLGVNSTRPEFMDVRENLEKIETKYQIVLDALFFQGMTQQEASDELDIPLGTIKSRLKIGLRELKKIYGPTLLLVLSINLIP